The Castor canadensis chromosome 8, mCasCan1.hap1v2, whole genome shotgun sequence genome contains a region encoding:
- the Dxo gene encoding decapping and exoribonuclease protein isoform X2, translating into MEPRETKRKAENIEVAEPRHKSLHSAPSLPTEPALYSGPFPFYRRPSELGCFSLDAQRQYHGDDRALRYYSPPPTNSLGPDFDLRDGYPDRYQPRDEELREGLDHLLRWLLEHRGQLEGGPRWLAGAVVTWRGHLTKLLTTPYERQEGWQLAASRFQGTLYLSEVETPAARAQRLARPPLLRELTYMGYKFEQYMCADKPGGSPDPSGEVNTNVAFCSVLRSRLGNHPLLFSGEVDCTDPQAPSTQPPTCYVELKTSKEMHSPAQWRSFYRHKLLKWWAQSFLPGVPNVVAGFRNPEGFICSLKTFPTMEMFEHVRACPPLLLGAW; encoded by the exons ATGGAACCCAGAGAAACCAAGAGAAAAGCTGAGAATATAGAGGTAGCTGAGCCTCGACACAAATCCCTCCACTCAGCACCCTCACTGCCCACAGAGCCTGCCCTCTACTCTggaccctttcctttctaccgGCGCCCTTCTGAACTAGGCTGCTTCTCCCTGGATGCACAACGCCAGTACCATGGAGATGACCGAGCCCTCCGCTACTACAGCCCACCCCCTACCAACAGTTTAGGCCCTGACTTTGACCTCAGGGATGGATATCCTGATCGATACCAGCCCCGCGATGAGGAGCTCCGGGAGGGGCTGGACCACTTGTTACGCTGGCTTCTGGAACACCGAGGCCAGCTGGAGGG GGGTCCACGCTGGCTGGCAGGGGCCGTAGTGACATGGCGGGGGCATCTGACAAAATTGCTGACCACACCTTATGAGCGGCAGGAGGGCTGGCAGCTGGCAGCCTCACGGTTCCAGGGAACACTGTACCTGAGTGAGGTGGAGACGCCGGCTGCTCGGGCTCAGAGGCTTGCTCGGCCACCCCTCCTCCGGGAGCTTACATACATGGGCTACAAGTTTGAGCAGTACATGTGTGCAG ACAAACCTGGAGGCTCCCCAGACCCCTCTGGAGAGGTCAACACCAATGTGGCCTTCTGCTCTGTGCTACGCAGCCGCCTGGGAAACCACCCTCTGCTCTTCTCTGGAGAAGTAGACTGTACAGACCCTCAGGCCCCATCCACACAGCCCCCTACCTGCTATGTGGAACTCAAGACCTCCAAGGAGATGCACAGCCCTGCCCAATGGAGGAGTTTCTACAG ACATAAGCTCCTGAAATGGTGGGCTCAGTCGTTCCTCCCAGGGGTCCCAAATGTTGTTGCCGGGTTCCGTAACCCAGAGGGTTTCATCTGTTCCCTCAAGACCTTTCCTACCATGGAGATGTTTGAACATGTCAGG gcttgtcCACCTCTTCTCTTGGGAGCCTGGTAG
- the Dxo gene encoding decapping and exoribonuclease protein isoform X1 codes for MEPRETKRKAENIEVAEPRHKSLHSAPSLPTEPALYSGPFPFYRRPSELGCFSLDAQRQYHGDDRALRYYSPPPTNSLGPDFDLRDGYPDRYQPRDEELREGLDHLLRWLLEHRGQLEGGPRWLAGAVVTWRGHLTKLLTTPYERQEGWQLAASRFQGTLYLSEVETPAARAQRLARPPLLRELTYMGYKFEQYMCADKPGGSPDPSGEVNTNVAFCSVLRSRLGNHPLLFSGEVDCTDPQAPSTQPPTCYVELKTSKEMHSPAQWRSFYRHKLLKWWAQSFLPGVPNVVAGFRNPEGFICSLKTFPTMEMFEHVRNDRDGWNPSVCMNFCAAFLSFAQSTVIEDDPRLVHLFSWEPGSPVTVSVHRDAPYAFLPMWYVEAMTQDLLSPPKTPSPKD; via the exons ATGGAACCCAGAGAAACCAAGAGAAAAGCTGAGAATATAGAGGTAGCTGAGCCTCGACACAAATCCCTCCACTCAGCACCCTCACTGCCCACAGAGCCTGCCCTCTACTCTggaccctttcctttctaccgGCGCCCTTCTGAACTAGGCTGCTTCTCCCTGGATGCACAACGCCAGTACCATGGAGATGACCGAGCCCTCCGCTACTACAGCCCACCCCCTACCAACAGTTTAGGCCCTGACTTTGACCTCAGGGATGGATATCCTGATCGATACCAGCCCCGCGATGAGGAGCTCCGGGAGGGGCTGGACCACTTGTTACGCTGGCTTCTGGAACACCGAGGCCAGCTGGAGGG GGGTCCACGCTGGCTGGCAGGGGCCGTAGTGACATGGCGGGGGCATCTGACAAAATTGCTGACCACACCTTATGAGCGGCAGGAGGGCTGGCAGCTGGCAGCCTCACGGTTCCAGGGAACACTGTACCTGAGTGAGGTGGAGACGCCGGCTGCTCGGGCTCAGAGGCTTGCTCGGCCACCCCTCCTCCGGGAGCTTACATACATGGGCTACAAGTTTGAGCAGTACATGTGTGCAG ACAAACCTGGAGGCTCCCCAGACCCCTCTGGAGAGGTCAACACCAATGTGGCCTTCTGCTCTGTGCTACGCAGCCGCCTGGGAAACCACCCTCTGCTCTTCTCTGGAGAAGTAGACTGTACAGACCCTCAGGCCCCATCCACACAGCCCCCTACCTGCTATGTGGAACTCAAGACCTCCAAGGAGATGCACAGCCCTGCCCAATGGAGGAGTTTCTACAG ACATAAGCTCCTGAAATGGTGGGCTCAGTCGTTCCTCCCAGGGGTCCCAAATGTTGTTGCCGGGTTCCGTAACCCAGAGGGTTTCATCTGTTCCCTCAAGACCTTTCCTACCATGGAGATGTTTGAACATGTCAGG AATGACCGTGATGGCTGGAATCCCTCTGTGTGCATGAACTTCTGTGCTGCCTTCCTTAGTTTTGCCCAGAGCACAGTTATTGAGGATGACCCCAG gcttgtcCACCTCTTCTCTTGGGAGCCTGGTAGCCCAGTCACTGTGTCTGTACATCGAGATGCACCCTATGCCTTCCTGCCCATGTGGTATGTGGAAGCCATGACCCAGGACCTCCTGTCACCCCCTAAGACACCTTCTCCCAAGGACTGA
- the Dxo gene encoding decapping and exoribonuclease protein isoform X3, giving the protein MGYKFEQYMCADKPGGSPDPSGEVNTNVAFCSVLRSRLGNHPLLFSGEVDCTDPQAPSTQPPTCYVELKTSKEMHSPAQWRSFYRHKLLKWWAQSFLPGVPNVVAGFRNPEGFICSLKTFPTMEMFEHVRNDRDGWNPSVCMNFCAAFLSFAQSTVIEDDPRLVHLFSWEPGSPVTVSVHRDAPYAFLPMWYVEAMTQDLLSPPKTPSPKD; this is encoded by the exons ATGGGCTACAAGTTTGAGCAGTACATGTGTGCAG ACAAACCTGGAGGCTCCCCAGACCCCTCTGGAGAGGTCAACACCAATGTGGCCTTCTGCTCTGTGCTACGCAGCCGCCTGGGAAACCACCCTCTGCTCTTCTCTGGAGAAGTAGACTGTACAGACCCTCAGGCCCCATCCACACAGCCCCCTACCTGCTATGTGGAACTCAAGACCTCCAAGGAGATGCACAGCCCTGCCCAATGGAGGAGTTTCTACAG ACATAAGCTCCTGAAATGGTGGGCTCAGTCGTTCCTCCCAGGGGTCCCAAATGTTGTTGCCGGGTTCCGTAACCCAGAGGGTTTCATCTGTTCCCTCAAGACCTTTCCTACCATGGAGATGTTTGAACATGTCAGG AATGACCGTGATGGCTGGAATCCCTCTGTGTGCATGAACTTCTGTGCTGCCTTCCTTAGTTTTGCCCAGAGCACAGTTATTGAGGATGACCCCAG gcttgtcCACCTCTTCTCTTGGGAGCCTGGTAGCCCAGTCACTGTGTCTGTACATCGAGATGCACCCTATGCCTTCCTGCCCATGTGGTATGTGGAAGCCATGACCCAGGACCTCCTGTCACCCCCTAAGACACCTTCTCCCAAGGACTGA
- the Skic2 gene encoding superkiller complex protein 2 gives MMETERLVLPPADPLNLPLRAVELGCTGRWELVNVPGAPESTLPHGLPPCAPDLQQEAEKLFLSSPAWLPLHGVEHSARKWQRKTDPWSLLAALGAPVPSDLQAQRHPTTGQILGYKEVLLENTNLSATTSLSLRRPPGPVSQSLWGNPTQYPFWPGGMDEPTITDLSTQEEAEEDIDFEKDLLTVPPGFKKGVDFAPKDHHAPAPGLLSLSRLLEPLDLGGGDEDESETVKQPGGPQGDTVSASPCSGPLARASSLEDLVLKEASTVVTPLEPPKPPPQEQWAVPVDVTSPVGDFYRLIPQPAFQWAFEPDVFQKQAILHLEQHDSVFVAAHTSAGKTVVAEYAIALAQKHMTRTIYTSPIKALSNQKFRDFRNTFGDVGLLTGDVQLHPEASCLIMTTEILRSMLYSGSDVIRDLEWVIFDEVHYINDAERGVVWEEVLIMLPDHVSIILLSATVPNALEFADWIGRLKRRQIYVISTVARPVPLEHYLFTGNSPKTQGELFLLLDSRGAFHTKGYYAAVEAKKERMSKHAQTFGAKQPTHQGGPAQDRGVYLSLLASLRTRAQLPVVVFTFSRGRCDEQASGLTSLDLTTSSEKSEIHLFLQRCLTRLRGSDRQLPQVLHMSELLHRGLGVHHSGILPILKEIVEMLFSRGLVKVLFATETFAMGVNMPARTVVFDSMRKHDGSTFRDLLPGEYVQMAGRAGRRGLDPTGTVILLCKGRVPEMADLHRMMMGKPSQLQSQFRLTYSMILNLLRVDALRVEDMMKRSFSEFPSRKDSKAHEQALAELTKKLGALEEPDMTGQLVDLPEYYSWGEELTETRNMIQRRIMESVNGLKSLSVGRVVIVKNQEHHNALGVILQVSSNSTSRVFTTLVLCDKLVSEDPQDRGPATPDVPHPDDLVGFKLFLPEGPCDHTVAKLQPGDVAAITTKVLRVNGEKILEDFSKRQQPKFRKDPPLAAVTTAVQELLRLAQAYPAGPPTLDPVNDLQLKDVSVVEGGLRARKLEELIQGAQCVHSPRFPTQYLKLRERMQIQKEMEHLHFLLSDQSLLLLPEYHQRVEVLRTLGYVDEAGTVKLAGRVACAMSSHELLLTELMFDNALSTLRPEEIAALLSGLVCQSPGDPGDQLPNALKEGVERVRAVAKRIGEVQAACGLNQTVEEFVEELNFGLVEVVYEWARGMPFSELAGLSGTPEGLVVRCIQRLAEMCRSLRGAARLVGEPVLGAKMETAATLLRRDIVFAASLYTQ, from the exons ATGATGGAGACCGAGCGACTCG TGTTGCCTCCCGCAGATCCCCTCAACCTGCCACTTCGAGCCGTGGAACTGGGATGTACAGGGCGTTGGGAGCTGGTGAACGTACCTGGGGCTCCAGAGAGCACC CTTCCCCATGGCCTCCCTCCCTGTGCTCCAGATCTACAGCAAGAAGCAGAGAAGTTGTTTCTCTCATCTCCAGCCTGGCTTCCTCTTCATGGTGTGGAGCACTCAGCTCG AAAATGGCAGAGAAAGACAGATCCCTGGTCTCTCCTGGCTGCCTTGGGGGCTCCAGTACCATCTGATCTTCAAGCCCAAAGACACCCAACCACAGGACAGATACTGGGCTACAAGGAG GTACTGCTGGAGAACACAAACTTGTCAGCCACAACCTCTTTGTCTCTTCGCCGGCCTCCAGGGCCAGTCTCCCAATCACTATGGGGGAATCCAACACAGTACCCTTTCTGGCCAG GTGGGATGGATGAGCCCACCATAACAGATCTGAGCACTcaagaggaggcagaggaagataTAGACTTTGAAAAAG ATCTTCTCACTGTCCCACCTGGCTTCAAGAAAGGTGTGGACTTTGCCCCCAAGG ATCACCACGCTCCAGCTCCTGGGCTTCTCAGCCTCAGCCGTCTGCTGGAGCCTTTAGATTTGGGTGGGGGTGATGAGGATGAGAGTGAGACAGTGAAACAGCCAGGAGGTCCCCAAGGGGACACTGTTTCAGCCTCTCCCTGTAGTGGTCCTCTGGCTCGAGCAAGTAGCTTGGAGGACCTAGTGTTGAAG GAAGCATCCACAGTTGTAACCCCCTTGGAGCCTCCCAAACCTCCACCTCAGGAGCAGTGGGCTGTTCCAGTGGATGTTACCTCCCCTGTTGGTGATTTCTACCGACTCATTCCCCAGCCAGCCTTCCAG TGGGCATTTGAGCCAGATGTGTTTCAGAAACAGGCCATCCTGCACTTGGAACAGCATGACTCTGTCTTTGTCGCAGCTCACACATCTGCGGGGAAGACAGTTGTGGCTGAATATGCCATTGCACTGGCCCAGAAACACATGACACG AACCATATATACTTCACCTATCAAGGCTCTGAGCAACCAGAAGTTCCGGGACTTCCGAAACACATTTGGGGATGTGGGGCTGCTCACTGGAGATGTGCAGCTGCACCCAGAGGCCTCTTGCCTCATTATGACAACAGAGATCCTTCG CTCCATGCTATACAGTGGATCAGATGTCATCCGAGACCTGGAGTGGGTCATCTTTGATGAGGTTCACTATATCAATGATGCTGAG CGTGGGGTCGTGTGGGAGGAGGTGCTCATCATGCTCCCTGACCATGTCTCCATCATCCTTCTGAGTGCTACCGTCCCTAATGCCCTGGAGTTTGCTGACTGGATTGG GCGGCTGAAGCGTCGTCAGATCTATGTGATCAGCACGGTTGCCCGACCTGTCCCTCTGGAGCACTATCTCTTTACAGGGAACAGTCCCAAGACTCAGGGAGAGCTCTTCCTGCTGCTGGACTCCCGAGGGGCCTTCCACACCAAGGG GTATTATGCAGCTGTAGAGgccaagaaagagagaatgagcaAACATGCCCAGACCTTTGGGGCCAAGCAGCCCACACACCAGGGGGGCCCTGCACAG GACCGCGGAGTGTACCTGTCCCTCCTGGCCTCATTGCGCACCCGGGCCCAGCTGCCTGTGGTGGTATTCACCTTCTCTCGGGGCCGCTGTGATGAACAGGCCTCAGGCCTCACCTCACTTGATCTCACCACAAGTTCAGAGAAGAGTGAGATCCACCTCTTCCTGCAGCGCTGCCTCACACGTCTCCGTGGCTCTGACCGCCAGCTGCCCCAG GTCCTGCACATGTCTGAGCTTCTGCATCGTGGCCTGGGTGTGCACCATAGTGGTATCCTACCCATCCTCAAGGAGATTGTAGAGATGTTATTCAGCCGTGGCTTGGTCAAA GTCTTGTTTGCCACTGAGACTTTTGCCATGGGTGTAAACATGCCAGCACGTACAGTGGTGTTTGACTCCATGAGAAAACACGACGGCTCTACCTTCCGGGATCTGCTCCCTGGAGAATATGTGCAGATGGCAGGCCGGGCCGGCCGGAGGGGCCTGGACCCTACAGGCACTGTTATCCTGCTGTGCAAGGGCCGTGTGCCTGAGATGGCAGATCTGCACCGCATGATGATG GGGAAGCCATCCCAGCTGCAGTCCCAGTTCCGCCTCACGTATAGTATGATCCTCAACTTGCTACGGGTGGATGCTCTTAGAGTGGAGGACATGATGAAGAGGAGCTTTTCTGAGTTTCCATCTCGCAAGGATAGCAAG GCCCATGAGCAGGCTCTAGCTGAACTAACCAAGAAGCTGGGAGCCTTGGAGGAACCCGACATGACTGGACAACTGGTTGACCTGCCTGAATATTATAGCTGGGGGGAGGAACTGACAGAGACCCGGAACATGATCCAG CGACGCATCATGGAGTCTGTAAATGGGCTGAAATCTCTCTCAGTGGGAAGGGTGGTGATTGTGAAGAATCAGGAGCATCACAATGCATTGGGTGTGATCCTTCAG GTCTCCTCAAACTCTACCAGCAGAGTCTTCACAACCCTGGTCTTGTGTGATAAGCTTGTGTCTGAGGACCCACAGGACAGGGGGCCAGCCACTCCAGATGTACCTCATCCAGATGACCTTGTGGGCTTCAAGCTATTCCTGCCTGAAG GGCCCTGTGACCACACTGTGGCCAAGCTCCAGCCAGGAGATGTGGCTGCCATCACCACAAAGGTGCTTCGGGTGAATGGGGAGAAGATCTTAGAGGACTTCAGCAAGAGACAGCAACCGAAATTCAG GAAAGATCCTCCCCTTGCAGCTGTGACAACTGCTGTCCAGGAATTGCTACGTCTTGCTCAGGCCTACCCAGCAGGACCCCCCACCCTTGACCCTGTCAATGACCTGCAGCTCAAGGATGTGTCTGTGGTTGAAGGTGGGCTCCGGGCCCGAAAGCTGGAGGAGCTGATCCAGGGGGCTCAGTGTGTACATAGCCCCCGTTTTCCTACTCAG TATCTAAAGCTGCGGGAGCGAATGCAGATACAGAAGGAGATGGAGCACCTGCACTTCCTACTGTCCGATCAGTCACTGCTGCTGCTCCCTGAGTACCACCAGCGAGTAGAG GTGCTCCGAACCctgggttatgtggatgaggcgGGCACTGTGAAGCTGGCAGGACGGGTAGCTTGTGCCATGAGTAGCCACGAGTTGCTCCTCACTGAGCTCATGTTTGACAATGCATTGAGCACTCTGCGACCTGAAGAGATTGCGGCTCTGCTCTCTGGTCTGGTCTGCCAGAGCCCTGGGGACCCTGGGGATCAGCTCCCAAATGCCCTTAAGGAG GGGGTAGAACGTGTCCGGGCTGTGGCTAAGCGGATTGGTGAAGTCCAGGCAGCCTGTGGTCTGAACCAGACAGTGGAGGAATTTGTAGAGGAGCTGAATTTTGGGCTGGTTGAGGTTGTGTATGAGTGGGCCCGGGGCATG CCATTCTCTGAGTTAGCAGGGCTCTCTGGGACCCCTGAAGGCCTGGTGGTCCGCTGCATCCAGCGCCTCGCTGAGATGTGTCGCTCACTGCGAGGGGCAGCCCGCCTGGTAGGGGAGCCTGTGCTGGGCGCCAAGATGGAGACAGCAGCCACTCTGCTACGGCGGGACATCGTTTTTGCAGCCAGCCTTTATACCCAGTGA
- the Nelfe gene encoding negative elongation factor E, which produces MLVIPPGLSEEEEALQKKFNKLKKKKKALLALKKQSSNNTASQGGVKRSLSEQPVVDTATATEQAKQLVKSGAISAIKAETKNSGFKRSRTLEGKLKDPEKGSVPTFQPFQRSISADDDLQESSRRPQRKSLYESFVSSSDRLRELGPDGEEAEGPGTGDGPPRSFDWGYEERGGARSSASPPRSHSRDRSHERNRDRDRDRDRDWDRDRDRERDRDRERERDRDRDRDRDRDRDRDRDRDRDRDRDRDREGPFRRSDSFPERRAPRKGNTLYVYGEDMTPTLLRGAFSPFGNIIDLSMDPPRNCAFVTYEKMESADQAVAELNGTQVESVQLKVNIARKQPMLDAATGKSVWGSLAVQNSPKGCHRDKRTQIVYNDDVYKENLVDGF; this is translated from the exons ATGTTGGTGATACCCCCCGGACTGAGCGAGGAGGAGGAGGCTCTGCAGAAGAAATTCAACAAACTCAAGAAAAAG AAAAAGGCATTGCTAGCTTTGAAGAAACAAAGTAGCAACAACACAGCCAGCCAAGGTGGTGTCAAACGCT CACTGTCAGAGCAGCCTGTGGTAGACACAGCCACAGCAACAGAACAGGCAAAGCAGCTAGTGAAGTCAGGAGCCATCAGTGCCATCAAGGCTGAAACCAAAAACTCGGGCTTCAAACGTTCTCGAACCCTAGAGGGGAAGTTAAAG GACCCTGAGAAGGGGTCTGTCCCCACTTTCCAGCCATTCCAGAGGAGCATATCTGCTGATGATGACCTGCAGGAG TCATCCAGACGTCCCCAGAGGAAATCTCTGTATGAGAG CTTTGTATCCTCTAGCGATCGGCTTCGGGAACTGGGGCCAGATGGAGAAGAAGCAGAGGGCCCAGGAACTGGCGATGGGCCCCCTCGAAGCTTTGACTGGGGCTATGAAGAACGTGGTGGTGCCCGCTCCTCAGCCTCCCCTCCCAGAAGCCACAGCCGAGACCGCAGTCATGAAAGGAACCGGGACAGAGACCGAGACCGGGACAGAGACTGGGACAGAGACCGAGATCGGGAGCGGGACAGAGACCGGGAGCGGGAGCGGGACCGGGACCGGGATCGGGATCGGGATCGAGATAGGGACAGGGATCGAGACCGAGATAGAGATCGAGACCGAGACCGAGACCGAGAAGGCCCTTTCCGCA GGTCAGACTCATTCCCTGAACGCCGGGCCCCTCGAAAGGGGAACACTCTCTATGTGTATGGAGAAGACATGACGCCCACCCTTCTCCGTGGGGCCTTCTCTCCCTTTGGAAACATCATTGACCTCTCCATGGACCCACCTAGAAA CTGTGCCTTCGTCACCTATGAAAAGATGGAGTCAGCAGATCAAGCTGTTGCTGAG CTCAATGGGACCCAGGTGGAATCCGTGCAGCTCAAAGTGAACATAGCCCGCAAACAGCCCATGTTGGATGCTGCTACTGGCAAGTCTGTCTGGGGCTCCCTTG CTGTCCAGAACAGCCCTAAGGGTTGCCACCGGGACAAGAGGACTCAGATTGTCTACAATGATGATGTCTATAAGGAAAACCTTGTAGATGGCTTCTAG
- the Cfb gene encoding complement factor B: MGRNLSSQLCLVSLVLGLLSGGVSTSPLPADQPQSSCSLEGVEIKGGSFQLLQGGQALEYVCPSGFYPYPVQTRTCRSTGSWSTLKTGDQKIVKMAECRAIRCPRPQDFENGEYWPRSPYYNVSNEISFHCYHGYTLRGSANRTCQANGRWDGQTAICDDGAGYCPNPGIPIGTRKVGSQYRLEDSVTYHCKRGLTLRGSQQRRCQEGGSWSGTEPSCQDSFMYDTPEEVAEAFLSSLTETIEGVDAEDGHSPGEQQKRKIVLDPSGSMNIYLVLDGSDSIGASNFTGAKRCLTNLIEKVASYGVKPKYALVTYATAPKILVRVSDARSSDADWVTEKLNQISYEDHKLKTGTNTKKALQAVYSMMSWAGDVPPEGWNRTRHVIILMTDGLYNMGGDPVTVIDEIRDLLDIGRDRKNPREDYLDVYVFGVGPLVDQVNINALASKKDNEQHVFKVKDMENLEDVFFQMIDETKSLGLCGMVWEHRKGTDYHKQPWQAKISVTRPQKGHENCMGAVVSEYFVLTAAHCFTVEDQKHSIKVSVGGKKRDLEIEEVLFHPNYNINRKKAEGIPEFYDYDVALVKLKSKLKYDQTLRPICLPCTEGTTRALRLPQTTTCQKHKEELLPAKDIKALFVSEEEKKMTRKEVYIKNGDKKASCERDAQYAPGYDKVKDISEVVTPRFLCTGGVDPYDDPNTCRGDSGGPLIIHKRSRFIQVGVISWGVVDVCKDQRQQRQVPAHARDFHINLFQVLPWLKEKLKDEDLGFL, translated from the exons ATGGGGCGCAATCTCAGCTCCCAACTTTGCCTGGTATCCTTGGTCTTGGGCCTCTTGTCTGGAG GCGTGAGCACGAGTCCATTGCCGGCGGACCAGCCCCAAAGCTCCTGTTCTCTAGAGGGGGTAGAGATCAAAGGTGGCTCCTTCCAACTTCTGCAGGGGGGCCAGGCCTTGGAGTATGTGTGTCCCTCTGGTTTCTACCCGTACCCTGTACAGACTCGCACCTGCAGATCCACAGGATCCTGGAGTACTCTGAAGACCGGAGACCAAAAGATCGTCAAGATGGCAGAGTGCAGAG CAATTCGCTGCCCAAGACCACAGGACTTTGAAAATGGGGAGTACTGGCCCCGGTCTCCCTACTACAATGTGAGCAATGAGATCTCTTTCCACTGCTACCACGGTTACACTCTGCGGGGCTCTGCCAATCGTACCTGTCAAGCAAACGGCCGGTGGGATGGGCAAACGGCTATCTGCGATGATGGAG CGGGGTACTGCCCCAACCCAGGCATCCCCATTGGCACAAGGAAGGTGGGCAGCCAGTACCGCCTTGAAGACAGTGTCACCTACCACTGCAAACGGGGACTAACCCTGCGAGGGTCCCAACAGCGAAGATGCCAGGAAGGTGGCTCCTGGAGCGGGACAGAACCTTCCTGTcaag ACTCTTTCATGTATGACACTCCTGAAGAGGTGGCagaagccttcctgtcctccctgACAGAGACCATAGAAGGAGTTGATGCTGAGGATGGACACAGCCCAG GGGAACAACAAAAGCGGAAGATTGTCCTAGATCCTTCAGGCTCCATGAATATCTACCTGGTGTTGGATGGATCAGATAGCATTGGGGCCAGCAACTTCACAGGGGCCAAGAGGTGTCTCACCAACTTAATTGAAAAG GTGGCGAGTTATGGGGTGAAGCCAAAATATGCTCTAGTGACATATGCCACAGCACCCAAAATCTTGGTCAGAGTGTCTGATGCAAGGAGCAGTGATGCCGACTGGGTCACGGAAAAACTCAACCAAATTAGTTATGAAG ACCACAAGTTGAAGACAGGGACTAACACCAAGAAGGCCCTCCAGGCAGTATACAGCATGATGAGCTGGGCAGGGGATGTCCCCCCTGAAGGCTGGAATCGCACCCGCCATGTCATAATCCTCATGACTGATG GCTTATACAACATGGGTGGGGACCCAGTCACTGTCATTGATGAGATCCGGGACTTGCTGGACATTGGCAGGGATCGCAAGAACCCAAGGGAGGATTATTTGG aTGTGTATGTGTTTGGGGTCGGGCCTCTGGTGGATCAAGTAAACATCAATGCTTTGGCTTCCAAGAAGGATAACGAACAACATGTGTTCAAAGTGAAGGACATGGAAAACTTGGAGgatgttttcttccaaatgattG ATGAAACCAAGTCTCTGGGTCTGTGCGGCATGGTTTGGGAGCACAGGAAAGGTACCGATTACCACAAACAACCGTGGCAGGCCAAGATCTCAGTCACT CGCCCTCAGAAGGGACATGAGAACTGTATGGGAGCTGTGGTGTCTGAGTACTTTGTGCTGACAGCGGCACACTGCTTCACTGTGGAGGACCAGAAACACTCTATAAAGGTCAGCGTAG GAGGAAAGAAGCGGGACCTGGAGATAGAAGAAGTCCTATTTCATCCCAACTACAACATCAATAGGAAAAAGGCAGAAGGAATTCCTGAGTTTTATGACTATGACGTGGCACTGGTCAAGCTCAAGAGCAAACTGAAGTATGATCAGACTCTTAG GCCCATTTGCCTCCCCTGCACAGAGGGAACAACTCGAGCTTTACGACTTCCTCAGACAACCACTTGTCAGAAACACA AGGAAGAGTTGCTCCCTGCAAAGGACATCAAAGCTCTGTTTGTGtctgaggaagagaagaagatgaCACGGAAAGAGGTCTATATCAAGAATGGTGACAAG AAAGCCAGCTGTGAGAGAGATGCTCAATATGCCCCAGGCTATGATAAAGTCAAGGACATCTCTGAAGTGGTTACCCCCAGGTTCCTCTGCACTGGAGGGGTGGATCCCTATGATGACCCCAATACTTGCAGAG GTGACTCTGGTGGCCCTCTGATCATTCACAAGAGGAGTCGCTTCATTCAA GTTGGTGTGATCAGCTGGGGAGTAGTGGATGTCTGCAAAGACCAAAGACAACAACGGCAGGTACCTGCTCATGCCCGGGACTTTCACATCAACCTCTTCCAAGTGCTGCCCTGGCTCAAGGAGAAACTCAAAGATGAGGATTTGGGTTTCTTATAA